The Leptospira stimsonii genome has a window encoding:
- a CDS encoding potassium-transporting ATPase subunit F, producing the protein MNLETTIALSLGGICLVYLVYSIFKPEKF; encoded by the coding sequence ATGAACTTAGAAACAACTATCGCCTTATCCCTAGGAGGGATCTGTCTTGTATATCTGGTTTATTCCATTTTTAAACCGGAAAAATTTTAA